Proteins encoded together in one Streptomyces sp. NBC_01216 window:
- a CDS encoding DUF3152 domain-containing protein, producing MHGTPVFPEPFDTSVRGGHPDPFDTGSWPVAHGDRRDDTSRAAPQTPFIPGPRRETAPDTGAPDPLATPAGTESAPTDTPTPAAAKVGMGRTFTGIAAAAVTTVLAVVVAGQVTEGESDGPLARAVDESAARTGDDGSPSRSDERTAPAAPTQAPAPPTYEQLMTRQFPIDPGLKGSGEFEAVPGLDKAPGKGRKIRYRVDVEKGLPLDAKLFTRAVQETLNDRRSWAGKGDMTFERISSGEPQFVITLASPGTTGVWCAKSRLDVTVQNVSCDSANTPRVMINAFRWAQGAETFGPKAMLAYRQMLINHEIGHRLGHSHSNCRTPGAPAPVMQQQTKTLKIDGIECRPNPWVYPGN from the coding sequence ATGCACGGCACGCCGGTCTTCCCCGAACCCTTCGACACGTCCGTGCGCGGCGGTCACCCCGACCCCTTCGATACGGGGTCCTGGCCCGTGGCCCACGGCGACCGGCGGGACGACACCTCCCGGGCGGCCCCGCAGACTCCCTTCATCCCCGGTCCGAGGCGGGAGACCGCCCCGGACACCGGGGCCCCCGACCCGCTCGCCACGCCGGCCGGGACGGAGTCCGCGCCGACGGACACGCCGACGCCGGCCGCCGCCAAGGTCGGCATGGGGCGTACCTTCACCGGCATCGCCGCGGCGGCCGTCACCACCGTTCTCGCCGTCGTCGTGGCCGGTCAGGTCACCGAGGGGGAGTCCGACGGCCCCCTCGCGCGGGCCGTCGACGAGTCCGCCGCGCGGACCGGGGACGACGGTTCGCCCTCGCGTTCCGACGAGCGCACCGCACCGGCGGCACCCACCCAGGCCCCGGCGCCGCCCACGTACGAGCAGCTGATGACCCGGCAGTTCCCCATCGACCCCGGACTGAAGGGTTCGGGCGAGTTCGAGGCCGTGCCCGGTCTCGACAAGGCGCCGGGCAAGGGGCGGAAGATCCGCTACCGGGTGGACGTGGAGAAGGGCCTCCCGCTCGACGCGAAGCTCTTCACGCGGGCCGTGCAGGAGACCCTCAACGACAGGCGGAGCTGGGCGGGCAAGGGGGACATGACCTTCGAGCGGATCTCCAGCGGAGAGCCGCAGTTCGTGATCACGCTGGCCAGCCCCGGGACCACCGGCGTCTGGTGCGCGAAGTCCAGGCTGGACGTCACCGTCCAGAACGTGTCCTGCGACTCCGCCAACACGCCCCGGGTGATGATCAACGCCTTCCGCTGGGCGCAGGGGGCGGAGACCTTCGGCCCCAAGGCGATGCTCGCCTACCGCCAGATGCTCATCAACCACGAGATCGGGCACCGCCTCGGGCACAGTCACAGCAACTGCCGAACGCCCGGCGCGCCCGCGCCGGTGATGCAGCAGCAGACGAAGACCCTGAAGATCGACGGCATCGAGTGCCGCCCCAACCCCTGGGTGTATCCCGGCAATTGA
- a CDS encoding alpha/beta fold hydrolase: protein MSSTELPETRTAAPPAAPRTRAVRVADGEELRSVALPGLTLTVRARPGDTPGLAPALYVHGLGGSSQNWSALMPLLAGLVDGEALDLPGFGDSPPPDDGDYSVTGHARAVIRLLDAAGRGPVHLIGNSLGGAVSTRVAAVRPDLVRTLTLVSPALPELRAQRTAWPTALLALPGVAPLFSRLTREWTPEQRVRGVLSLCYGDPGRVTDEGLRHAVEEMERRLELPYFWDAMARSSRGIVDAYTLGGQHGLWRQAERVLAPTLLVYGGRDRLVSYRMARKAAAAFRGARLLTLPDAGHVAMMEYPDTVAQAVRELIGDSEQAARGADTESTADDGGGS from the coding sequence ATGTCCTCGACCGAACTCCCGGAAACCAGGACCGCCGCGCCCCCCGCCGCGCCGCGTACCCGTGCCGTACGGGTCGCCGACGGCGAGGAGTTGCGCTCCGTGGCGCTGCCCGGACTCACACTCACCGTCCGTGCCCGGCCCGGCGACACGCCCGGCCTCGCGCCGGCGCTCTACGTCCACGGACTGGGCGGCTCCTCCCAGAACTGGTCGGCCCTCATGCCGCTGCTCGCGGGCCTTGTCGACGGCGAGGCGCTCGATCTGCCCGGCTTCGGCGACTCCCCGCCCCCGGACGACGGCGACTACTCGGTCACCGGACACGCCCGCGCCGTCATCCGACTGCTGGACGCGGCCGGACGAGGCCCGGTCCACCTGATCGGCAACTCGCTCGGCGGCGCGGTCTCCACCCGGGTCGCCGCCGTCCGGCCCGACCTGGTGCGCACCCTCACACTGGTCTCCCCGGCCCTGCCCGAACTGCGTGCCCAGCGCACCGCGTGGCCCACCGCGCTCCTCGCGCTGCCGGGTGTCGCCCCCCTCTTCTCCCGGCTCACCAGGGAGTGGACGCCGGAGCAGCGGGTCCGCGGCGTCCTCTCCCTCTGTTACGGAGATCCCGGCCGGGTCACCGACGAGGGTCTTCGGCACGCCGTGGAGGAGATGGAGCGGCGCCTGGAACTCCCCTACTTCTGGGACGCCATGGCCCGCTCCTCGCGCGGCATCGTCGACGCGTACACCCTCGGCGGCCAGCACGGGTTGTGGAGGCAGGCCGAACGGGTCCTCGCGCCCACGCTCCTCGTCTACGGTGGCCGGGACCGCCTCGTCTCCTACCGGATGGCGCGCAAGGCAGCCGCCGCCTTCCGCGGCGCACGGCTGCTGACGCTTCCGGACGCCGGACACGTGGCCATGATGGAGTACCCGGACACGGTCGCCCAGGCCGTGCGGGAGCTGATCGGGGACAGTGAGCAGGCCGCGCGCGGCGCGGACACCGAAAGCACGGCAGACGACGGCGGCGGGAGCTGA
- a CDS encoding TetR/AcrR family transcriptional regulator → MTAIEQTEAARPRGTRLPRRARRNQLLGAAQEVFVAQGYHSAAMDDIAERAGVSKPVLYQHFPGKLELYLALLDQHCEALLQAVRTALASTSDNKLRVAATMDAYFAYVEDEGGAFRLVFESDLTNEPAVRERVDRVSLQCAEAISDVIAEDTDLSKEESMLLAVGLGGVSQVVARYWLSSESAIPRDTAVALLTSLAWRGIAGFPLHPADGQPGAESH, encoded by the coding sequence GTGACAGCCATCGAGCAGACAGAGGCAGCACGCCCTCGGGGCACGCGCCTGCCGCGCCGAGCCCGACGGAACCAGCTCCTGGGCGCGGCCCAGGAGGTGTTCGTCGCACAGGGTTACCACTCCGCCGCGATGGACGACATCGCCGAGCGGGCGGGCGTCAGCAAGCCGGTGCTCTACCAGCACTTCCCGGGGAAACTGGAGCTCTACCTGGCGCTTCTCGACCAGCACTGCGAGGCGCTGCTCCAGGCCGTGCGCACCGCTCTGGCCTCGACCTCGGACAACAAACTCCGCGTCGCGGCGACCATGGACGCCTATTTCGCGTACGTGGAGGACGAGGGCGGCGCCTTCCGCCTCGTCTTCGAGTCCGACCTCACCAACGAACCGGCCGTGCGCGAACGCGTGGACCGGGTCAGCCTGCAGTGCGCCGAGGCGATCTCCGACGTGATCGCGGAGGACACCGACCTGTCCAAGGAGGAGTCGATGCTGCTGGCCGTCGGCCTCGGCGGAGTCTCCCAGGTCGTCGCCCGCTACTGGCTCTCCAGCGAGTCGGCCATCCCCCGCGACACGGCCGTGGCCCTGCTGACCTCGCTGGCCTGGCGCGGCATCGCCGGCTTCCCCCTGCACCCGGCGGACGGACAGCCCGGCGCCGAGAGCCACTGA
- a CDS encoding DUF3107 domain-containing protein has protein sequence MEVKIGVQHAPREIVLESGQSAEEVESAVADALAGKAQLLSLTDEKGRKVLVPADKIAYVELGEPAVRRVGFGAL, from the coding sequence GTGGAGGTCAAGATCGGCGTGCAGCACGCACCCCGGGAGATCGTTCTGGAGAGCGGGCAGTCCGCCGAGGAGGTCGAGAGCGCCGTGGCCGACGCGCTGGCCGGCAAGGCGCAGCTGCTCAGCCTCACGGACGAGAAGGGCCGCAAGGTCCTGGTTCCGGCCGATAAGATCGCGTACGTCGAGCTCGGTGAGCCGGCCGTGCGCCGGGTGGGCTTCGGCGCACTCTGA
- a CDS encoding ferritin-like fold-containing protein, producing METPDNATDAVNGTENTAAEPTGIAAQDWATASAVPQYRAAVVDLLGALAYGELAAFERLAEDAKLAPSLGDKAELAKMASAEFHHFEQLRDRLAAVDAEPTSAMEPFAKALDDFHRQTAPSDWLEGLVKAYVGDSIASDFYREVAARLDTDTRRLVLSVLDDTGHGNFAVEKVRAAIDADPRVGGRLALWARRLMGEALSQAQRVVAERDALSTMLVGGVDGMAAGFDLAEVGRMFSRITEAHTKRMAALGLAA from the coding sequence ATGGAGACGCCTGACAACGCCACGGACGCCGTGAACGGCACCGAGAACACCGCCGCGGAACCCACCGGGATCGCCGCCCAGGACTGGGCCACGGCGTCCGCCGTGCCGCAGTACCGCGCCGCGGTCGTCGATCTGCTCGGCGCGCTGGCCTACGGCGAACTGGCCGCCTTCGAGCGCCTCGCCGAGGACGCCAAGCTCGCCCCGAGCCTCGGGGACAAGGCCGAACTGGCGAAGATGGCCTCCGCCGAGTTCCACCACTTCGAGCAGCTCAGGGACCGCCTCGCCGCGGTGGACGCCGAGCCCACCAGCGCGATGGAGCCCTTCGCCAAGGCGCTCGACGACTTCCACCGCCAGACCGCCCCGTCGGACTGGCTGGAGGGCCTGGTCAAGGCGTACGTCGGCGACTCGATCGCGAGTGACTTCTACCGGGAGGTCGCGGCCCGACTGGACACGGACACGCGCCGTCTCGTCCTGTCGGTGCTCGACGACACCGGCCACGGGAACTTCGCGGTGGAGAAGGTCCGCGCCGCGATCGACGCCGACCCGCGGGTCGGCGGGCGGCTCGCACTGTGGGCACGCCGGCTGATGGGCGAGGCGCTCTCCCAGGCCCAGCGCGTGGTGGCCGAGCGGGACGCGCTGTCGACGATGCTGGTCGGCGGGGTCGACGGCATGGCCGCGGGATTCGACCTGGCCGAGGTCGGCCGGATGTTCTCGCGGATCACCGAGGCTCACACCAAGCGGATGGCCGCGCTGGGACTGGCGGCCTGA
- a CDS encoding DEAD/DEAH box helicase, whose amino-acid sequence MTLPVALSGTDVIGQAKTGTGKTLGFGLPLLERVIVPADVEAGRARPEQVTNTPQALVVVPTRELCTQVTNDLLTAGKVRNVRVLAIYGGRAYEPQVEALRKGVDVVVGTPGRLLDLAGQRKLDLSHVKALVLDEADEMLDLGFLPDVEKIINMLPAKRQTMLFSATMPGAVIGLARRYMSQPTHIRATSPDDEGATVANITQRVYRAHSMDKPELVSRILQANGRGLAMIFCRTKRTAADIAEQLERRGFASGAVHGDLGQGAREQALRAFRNGKVDVLVCTDVAARGIDVEGVTHVINYQSPEDEKTFLHRVGRTGRAGAKGIAVTLVDWDDIPRWQLINKALGLDFHDPVETYSTSSHLFEELDIPSGTKGVLPRAERTRAGLGAEDLEDLGEPGGRRGRKTAAPAVEEPARTRTPRQRRRTRGGSTVDETAATGAPAAAPAAQEQPVETRTPRRRRRTRSGASPSAPVSVPAATQSAPAPVAQTAPVETVADEDAPRAPRRRRPRIVRPEAEMVTFQTPETAAAAAAASSVTVEAPVAVEDAPKVPRRRTARKTVTAETPATTDTAETVEAPVAVEDAPKVPRRRTARKTVTAETPATTDTAETVEAPVAVEDAPKAPRRRTARKTVTAETPATTDTAETVEAPVTVEDAPKAPRRRTARKTVTEAPDASEPKAAPRRRAAKKTVAADTVATAEPAEAPKAPRRRTTKKAAAAQPES is encoded by the coding sequence ATGACCCTGCCGGTCGCCCTCTCGGGCACCGACGTCATCGGCCAGGCGAAGACCGGCACCGGCAAGACGCTCGGTTTCGGGCTGCCGCTCCTGGAGCGCGTCATCGTCCCCGCGGACGTCGAGGCAGGCCGGGCCAGGCCCGAGCAGGTCACGAACACGCCGCAGGCGCTGGTCGTCGTCCCCACCCGTGAGCTGTGCACCCAGGTCACCAATGACCTGCTGACCGCCGGCAAGGTGCGCAACGTCCGCGTGCTCGCCATCTACGGCGGCCGCGCGTACGAGCCCCAGGTCGAGGCACTGAGGAAGGGCGTCGACGTCGTCGTCGGCACCCCGGGCCGCCTGCTCGACCTGGCCGGTCAGCGGAAGCTCGACCTCTCCCACGTCAAGGCCCTGGTGCTCGACGAGGCGGACGAGATGCTCGACCTGGGCTTCCTGCCCGACGTCGAGAAGATCATCAACATGCTTCCGGCGAAGCGACAGACGATGCTGTTCTCGGCGACCATGCCGGGCGCCGTCATCGGTCTGGCCCGCCGCTACATGTCGCAGCCCACGCACATCCGCGCCACCTCGCCGGACGACGAGGGCGCGACCGTCGCCAACATCACGCAGCGCGTCTACCGCGCCCACTCCATGGACAAGCCGGAGCTGGTCTCGCGAATCCTCCAGGCCAACGGCCGCGGGCTGGCGATGATCTTCTGCCGGACCAAGCGCACGGCGGCCGACATCGCCGAGCAGCTGGAGCGCCGCGGCTTCGCGTCCGGCGCCGTCCACGGCGACCTGGGCCAGGGCGCCCGGGAACAGGCACTGCGCGCCTTCCGTAACGGCAAGGTGGACGTCCTCGTCTGCACCGACGTCGCCGCGCGCGGCATCGACGTCGAGGGTGTCACGCACGTCATCAACTACCAGTCGCCGGAGGACGAGAAGACCTTCCTCCACCGTGTGGGCCGCACCGGCCGCGCGGGCGCGAAGGGCATCGCGGTCACGCTGGTCGACTGGGACGACATCCCGCGTTGGCAGCTGATCAACAAGGCGCTCGGCCTGGACTTCCACGACCCGGTCGAGACCTACTCCACGTCCTCGCACCTCTTCGAGGAACTGGACATCCCGTCCGGTACCAAGGGTGTCCTGCCGCGAGCCGAGCGGACCCGCGCGGGTCTGGGCGCGGAGGACCTGGAGGACCTGGGCGAGCCCGGCGGGCGTCGCGGCAGGAAGACGGCCGCCCCGGCCGTCGAGGAGCCGGCCCGGACACGTACCCCGCGCCAGCGGCGGCGCACACGGGGCGGGAGCACGGTCGACGAGACCGCGGCCACGGGCGCCCCCGCTGCCGCGCCGGCGGCTCAGGAGCAGCCGGTGGAGACGCGCACGCCGCGTCGCCGTCGCCGTACCCGCTCGGGCGCTTCCCCCTCCGCACCGGTGTCCGTACCCGCCGCCACGCAGTCGGCGCCCGCGCCGGTCGCGCAGACCGCGCCGGTGGAGACGGTCGCGGACGAGGACGCCCCGCGGGCTCCGCGTCGCCGCCGTCCCCGTATCGTCCGCCCGGAGGCGGAGATGGTGACCTTCCAGACCCCGGAGACCGCGGCTGCTGCCGCGGCGGCGTCCTCGGTGACCGTCGAAGCGCCGGTGGCCGTCGAGGACGCACCCAAGGTCCCGCGCCGCCGCACGGCCAGGAAGACCGTCACCGCCGAAACCCCGGCCACCACCGACACGGCCGAGACCGTCGAAGCGCCGGTGGCCGTCGAAGACGCACCCAAGGTCCCGCGCCGCCGCACGGCCAGGAAGACCGTCACCGCCGAAACCCCGGCCACCACCGACACGGCCGAGACCGTCGAAGCGCCGGTGGCCGTCGAAGACGCACCCAAGGCCCCGCGCCGCCGCACGGCCAGGAAGACCGTCACCGCCGAAACCCCGGCCACCACCGACACGGCCGAGACCGTCGAAGCGCCGGTGACCGTCGAAGACGCACCCAAGGCCCCGCGCCGCCGCACGGCCAGGAAGACCGTCACCGAGGCGCCCGACGCCTCGGAGCCGAAGGCCGCCCCGCGTCGTCGGGCGGCCAAGAAGACCGTCGCGGCGGACACCGTCGCGACGGCCGAGCCGGCCGAGGCCCCCAAGGCCCCGCGCCGCCGCACGACGAAGAAGGCCGCGGCGGCGCAGCCGGAGAGCTGA
- a CDS encoding alpha/beta fold hydrolase: MSKPRSLVLPPRTRAYRLRTARGEFAVLDTVPEGTVRGTALLLPGFTGSKEDFLALLGPLSGAGYRAVAIDGRGQHESHGPRHRAAYTRRALALDAVAQAVALEDGPVHLLGHSFGGLVARAAAWLAPEAFRSLTLLSSGPGRVARSQRVRVRALRAALALLPKERVWRATRRLDSRGEEPGAGDPPEIVSFLRRRWMRTKVAQLSSTGRLLNRDPDGTPQLARLAVPLHIAYGDEETVWPVAELASAARRTGAHHTVVRGAGHSPNVSHPQELAARLTSFWDRCPAVPGEGP; encoded by the coding sequence ATGAGCAAGCCCCGGTCCCTGGTCCTGCCACCCCGCACCCGTGCCTATCGGCTGCGCACCGCGCGCGGTGAGTTCGCCGTCCTGGACACCGTCCCGGAGGGGACGGTGCGCGGCACCGCGCTGTTGCTGCCGGGCTTCACCGGCAGCAAGGAGGACTTCCTGGCGCTCCTCGGGCCGTTGAGCGGCGCCGGGTACCGGGCGGTGGCGATCGACGGACGCGGGCAGCACGAGAGCCACGGGCCACGGCACCGGGCCGCGTACACCCGGCGGGCGCTGGCGCTCGACGCCGTCGCGCAGGCGGTGGCGCTGGAGGACGGTCCGGTCCATCTGCTCGGGCACTCCTTCGGCGGTCTGGTGGCACGCGCCGCCGCCTGGCTGGCGCCGGAGGCGTTCCGTTCGCTGACCTTGCTGTCGTCGGGGCCCGGCCGGGTGGCCCGGTCGCAGCGCGTCCGGGTACGGGCGTTGCGGGCGGCGCTGGCGCTGCTGCCCAAGGAGCGGGTCTGGCGGGCGACGCGCCGGCTGGACAGTCGTGGCGAGGAGCCGGGCGCGGGCGATCCTCCGGAGATCGTGAGCTTCCTACGGCGGCGCTGGATGCGTACGAAGGTCGCCCAGCTCTCGTCGACCGGGCGGCTGCTGAACCGCGACCCCGACGGGACGCCCCAACTCGCGCGTCTCGCGGTGCCGTTGCACATCGCCTACGGCGACGAGGAGACGGTCTGGCCGGTGGCCGAGCTCGCCTCCGCGGCGCGGCGTACGGGCGCCCACCACACGGTGGTGCGGGGCGCGGGCCACTCCCCCAACGTCTCGCACCCACAGGAGCTGGCGGCCCGCCTGACGTCCTTCTGGGATCGCTGTCCCGCCGTGCCCGGGGAGGGGCCGTAG
- a CDS encoding NYN domain-containing protein, which yields MNDAENPHTPSGDPVRALSARLERTNELLQRMLAEVAKTPSTHAIFVDAGYVYAAAGLLVAGTEDRRSFDLDAEGLIEAFIDKARTIFADSRLLRVYWYDGARRRIHTPEQQSIAELPDVKVRLGNLNANNQQKGVDSLIRSDLESLARHRAISDAALVGGDEDLVSAVEAAQGYGARVHLWGIEAAEGRNQAEPLLWEVDSQRTFDLDFWRPYVTRRPVTTYENEGEPPPSRDEVRFVGAQIAATWLAERGRDSLAELLPGQPYLPGPVDQDLLIEAEKLLSRSLRGHASLRRALRDGFWQHLQAQY from the coding sequence ATGAACGACGCAGAGAACCCTCACACGCCGTCCGGCGACCCGGTCCGCGCACTCTCAGCCCGCCTGGAGCGCACCAATGAACTCCTGCAGCGGATGCTGGCCGAAGTGGCCAAGACCCCTTCCACCCATGCCATCTTCGTCGACGCGGGTTACGTCTATGCTGCGGCCGGGTTGCTGGTGGCGGGCACCGAGGACCGGCGCTCCTTCGACCTCGACGCCGAGGGCCTGATCGAGGCGTTCATCGACAAGGCCCGCACGATCTTCGCGGACAGCCGCCTGCTCCGCGTGTACTGGTACGACGGTGCCCGACGCCGCATCCACACCCCGGAACAGCAGTCCATCGCCGAGCTGCCGGACGTCAAGGTGCGGCTCGGCAACCTCAACGCCAACAACCAGCAGAAGGGCGTCGACTCCCTCATCCGCTCCGACCTGGAGTCGCTCGCCCGCCACCGCGCCATCAGCGACGCCGCCCTCGTCGGAGGCGACGAGGACCTGGTCTCCGCCGTCGAGGCGGCCCAGGGCTACGGCGCCCGCGTCCACCTCTGGGGCATCGAGGCCGCCGAGGGACGCAACCAGGCCGAACCCCTGCTGTGGGAGGTCGACAGCCAGCGCACCTTCGACCTCGACTTCTGGCGCCCCTACGTCACCCGGCGGCCCGTCACCACCTACGAGAACGAGGGTGAGCCGCCCCCGTCACGCGACGAGGTCCGCTTCGTCGGTGCGCAGATCGCCGCCACCTGGCTCGCCGAACGGGGCCGGGACTCGCTCGCCGAGCTGCTGCCGGGACAGCCGTACCTGCCGGGCCCGGTCGACCAGGACCTGCTCATCGAGGCGGAGAAACTGCTGAGCCGCTCCCTGCGCGGGCACGCGTCACTGCGCCGGGCACTGCGCGACGGCTTCTGGCAGCACCTCCAGGCCCAGTACTGA
- a CDS encoding MarC family protein, translating into MFDVAVFGSLFLTLFVIMDPPGITPIFLALTSGRPAKVQRRMAWQAVAVAFGVITVFGILGQQILAYLHVSVPALMIAGGLLLLLIALDLLTGKTDEPQQTKDVNVALVPLGMPLLAGPGAIVSVILAVQHADGVGAQVSVWAAIAAMHVVLWLTMRYSLLIIRVIKDGGVVLVTRLAGMMLSAIAVQQIINGVTQVIQGS; encoded by the coding sequence GTGTTCGACGTCGCCGTCTTCGGCTCGCTCTTTCTGACCCTTTTTGTGATCATGGATCCCCCCGGGATCACCCCGATCTTCCTCGCCCTCACCTCCGGCCGTCCCGCCAAGGTCCAGCGCCGCATGGCCTGGCAGGCCGTCGCCGTCGCCTTCGGCGTGATCACCGTCTTCGGCATCCTCGGGCAGCAGATCCTCGCCTATCTCCACGTGTCCGTTCCCGCACTGATGATCGCGGGTGGCCTGCTGCTGCTCCTGATCGCGCTCGACCTGCTCACCGGCAAGACCGACGAACCCCAGCAGACCAAGGACGTCAACGTCGCGCTCGTCCCGCTCGGCATGCCGCTGCTCGCCGGGCCCGGCGCCATCGTCTCCGTGATCCTCGCCGTGCAGCACGCCGACGGTGTCGGCGCACAGGTCTCCGTCTGGGCCGCCATCGCCGCCATGCACGTCGTGCTCTGGCTGACGATGCGGTACTCGCTGCTGATCATCCGCGTCATCAAGGACGGTGGCGTCGTCCTGGTGACCCGCCTCGCGGGCATGATGCTCTCGGCCATCGCCGTCCAGCAGATCATCAACGGCGTCACCCAGGTGATCCAGGGGTCCTGA
- a CDS encoding PHP domain-containing protein: protein MRIDLHTHSTASDGTDTPAELVRNAAAAGLDVVALTDHDTTRGYAEAVAALPEGLTLVTGAELSCRIDGVGLHMLAYLFDPEEPGLAAERELVRDDRVPRAQAMVGKLRELGVPVTWEQVARIAGDGSVGRPHIAEALVELGVVPDVSGAFTPQWLADGGRAYVEKHELDPFDAIRLVKAAGGVTVFAHPLAVKRGEVLPEAAIARLAAAGLDGIEVDHMDHDDATRARLRGLARELGLLATGSSDYHGSRKTCRLGEYTTDPEIYGEITRRAAGAFPVPGAGGRA from the coding sequence GTGCGCATCGATCTGCACACCCACTCCACGGCGTCGGACGGTACGGACACCCCCGCCGAGCTGGTCCGCAACGCCGCCGCGGCCGGGCTCGACGTGGTCGCGCTGACCGACCACGACACCACCCGTGGGTACGCCGAGGCGGTCGCCGCACTGCCCGAGGGGCTGACCCTGGTCACCGGGGCCGAACTCTCCTGCCGGATCGACGGGGTCGGTCTGCACATGCTGGCGTACCTCTTCGACCCCGAGGAGCCCGGGCTCGCCGCCGAGCGTGAGCTGGTCCGGGACGACCGGGTGCCCCGGGCGCAGGCGATGGTCGGCAAGCTCCGGGAACTGGGCGTGCCCGTCACCTGGGAGCAGGTCGCCCGCATCGCCGGGGACGGCTCGGTCGGCCGCCCGCACATCGCCGAGGCCCTCGTCGAACTCGGCGTCGTCCCGGACGTGTCCGGCGCCTTCACACCGCAGTGGCTCGCCGACGGCGGTCGCGCGTACGTGGAGAAGCACGAACTGGACCCGTTCGACGCGATCCGCCTGGTCAAGGCGGCCGGCGGCGTCACGGTCTTCGCGCACCCGCTCGCCGTCAAGCGCGGCGAGGTCCTGCCCGAGGCCGCCATCGCCCGGCTCGCCGCGGCCGGCCTCGACGGGATCGAGGTCGACCACATGGACCACGACGACGCCACGCGCGCCCGTCTGCGAGGTCTCGCCCGGGAGCTGGGGCTGCTGGCCACCGGCTCCAGCGACTATCACGGCAGCCGCAAGACCTGCCGGCTCGGCGAGTACACCACCGACCCCGAGATCTACGGCGAGATCACCCGCCGCGCGGCCGGGGCCTTCCCGGTTCCGGGCGCCGGGGGACGCGCCTGA
- a CDS encoding DUF6758 family protein: MRGEPSCPKCGGRVRAPGLFADSWQCDVHGSVHPLQPVIPPSVEALGVVVHRSQVPVWMPWPLPVGWLFTGVAYAGDDRSGGRATAVACSGPGPLGGIGELLLIAEELGVGLGARYAGIDGPDPGAGMAIDKPAQTKVLAAGRPAPLWHVNGTPHDRAVFAGEARGLWLWAIVWPEQSGLLMYDELVLTDLRDAGSEVELLPCGALTPRLLA; the protein is encoded by the coding sequence ATGAGGGGCGAACCCAGTTGCCCGAAGTGTGGTGGCCGGGTCAGGGCGCCCGGACTCTTTGCCGACTCCTGGCAGTGCGATGTGCACGGCTCGGTGCACCCGCTGCAACCCGTGATCCCGCCCAGTGTCGAAGCCCTCGGTGTCGTCGTGCACCGCTCCCAGGTGCCGGTGTGGATGCCGTGGCCGCTGCCCGTGGGCTGGCTGTTCACCGGAGTCGCCTACGCCGGAGACGACCGCAGCGGCGGGCGTGCCACGGCCGTCGCCTGTTCGGGGCCCGGACCACTCGGCGGCATCGGTGAACTGCTGCTGATCGCCGAGGAGCTCGGGGTCGGCCTCGGCGCGCGGTACGCCGGGATCGACGGGCCCGACCCCGGAGCCGGCATGGCCATCGACAAACCGGCGCAGACCAAGGTCCTCGCCGCCGGCCGGCCCGCCCCGCTCTGGCATGTCAACGGCACGCCGCACGACCGCGCAGTCTTCGCGGGCGAGGCGCGCGGGCTGTGGCTCTGGGCGATCGTCTGGCCGGAGCAGTCCGGCCTGCTGATGTACGACGAACTGGTCCTGACCGACCTCCGCGACGCCGGCTCGGAGGTGGAACTGCTGCCCTGCGGGGCGCTGACGCCACGTCTGCTCGCCTAG